The following DNA comes from Marinihelvus fidelis.
TGGTAGCGGCTAAACAGCGGCACCTGGTCCTGGTACAGCTTGAGCTTGCGCAGGTTGTGCGGCATGACTGATTCCATGAACTCGCGGGCGTCGTTGCAAACGCTCTCGGAGTCGACCAGGATCTCGCCGATGTCGTTGCGCAGGTGGTCGCGCAGCGCGCGGATAAACAGGTTGCTTTCCTGGTAGATCAGGAACGGCGCCTTGCGTTCTTCAGCGGCCTTTTCGATCGAGCTCCACAGATTCAGCAGGTAATCGACGTCCCACTGCAGCTCTTCCGCGTCTCGGCCAACCGCCGCGGTTCGGACGATGATGCCGACGTTATCCGGCGTGGTGACCTGGGCCAGCTGCTCGCGCAGATTCTGGCGATCGTCACCGGTGATGCGGCGGGACACGCCACCACCGGACGGGTTATTCGGCATCAGTACCAGGTAGCGGCCAGCCAGCGAAATGTGCGTGGTCAGTGCCGCGCCCTTGTTGCCGCGCTCTTCCTTCTCGACCTGGATGATGATTTCCTGGCCTTCCTTCACCGCTTCCTTGATGGATACCTTGCCGTCCTTGTTGCGGACGTTGGCGTTGTAGTATTCGCGGGAGATTTCCTTCAGCGGGAGGAAGCCGTGGCGGGTAGAGCCAAACTCGACGAAGCAGGCTTCGAGCGAGGGCTCCACGCGGGTGATACGACCCTTGTAAATATTGGACTTTTTCTGTTCCTGTGACGGAACTTCGATATCGAGATCAAGCAGTTGCTGCCCGTCTGCGATCGCGACCCGCAACTCTTCCGGCTGAGTTGCGTTGATCAGCATTCTTTTCATTGTCTATTCCTCGGGCAAAACCCGTACGCGCGAGCCACGCAGCCATTAACGGGCTTCATGCCCGTTAGTGCCTGCGCTTCGCGTATCCGGCGGGTGACTGGCACGCACCGGTCTTGCCATGTTCTGTTGTCGGCCAGCTGACTCGATCCCGGGTCAGGGCCGTAATGGGCCACCTCGGTGGCCGGTTATTGGTATTGTCGCTTGAGCATTCCGCTTACGAAGCGGGTCCGTGCTCCGGATGGCAGTAATCTATAATAACTGCCATCAAAACAATTCATTACAAGCAGTTCTTTAGAAACTGCTGCGCACAGATCAATCACACGTTCCAGCTTGGTGAAGCGGGCATCCAGGTGTCGGTTCGGATACTATCGGCGGCCTGGTGCGGTGGAGGTGTCGCGCGGTTTTCGCGTCGGTCAGACCTTCGCGGCCACGGCGTGTTCCGTGCGGCATCGGATAATAGCAGTCAAGTTCCCGTCAATCAATGAGTTGGAGACATGAACGAACCTCAAATTCGGGCCCGGGCCAAAACCGTTGAAGTGGGCCGTGACCGCGATGGCCAGCGCCTGGACAATTTCCTGATGGCGCGGCTGCCGGGCGTACCCCGGAGCGCGGTGTACAAGCTCATCCGCACCGGCCAGGTGCGCGTGAATGGAGGACGCGCCAAGCCGTTCCAGAAACTGTCCGCCGGGGACCAGGTGCGTGTGCCGCCGGCTCACGTGGATCCGAAGGGTTCCGCGCGGGTCCCTGACCGGGTGGTGCAACTGCTCGAGAACAGCGTGATTTTCGAGGACGACCGCTTGCTGGTCTGCGACAAGCCCTCGGGCATCGCCGCACATGGCGGCAGTGGCGTGGCCTGGGGTGTCATCGACGCTTACCGCCAGTCGCGGCCGGGCAAGCCCCTGGACCTGGTACACCGCCTGGACCGCGAGACCAGCGGTGTGATGGTGCTGGCCAAGGATGTCGAAACACTGCGGCACCTGCAGGAGCAGTTTGCCGGGCGCGAAGCCGAGAAGCGCTATTTCGCGCTGCTGGAAGGACGTGTCAACGATGACCGCACGCTCGTCGACGAGCCGCTCGCGCGCCGCGAAGTATCCGGCGAACGCCTGGTGGTCGTCGACGAGGAAGGCAAGCCGGCGCAGACCGAGTTCACCGTACTGGAACGATGGCGCGACGCCACGCTGGTGGAGGCGAGGCCGCTGACCGGCCGTACTCACCAGATTCGCGTGCATGCGGCCTGGCTGGGTTGCGCCTGCGCGGGTGATAGCCGCTATGGCGACCGGGAACGGCAGCCTTCATGGAAAGAACAGGGCCTGGAGCGCCTGTTCCTGCATGCGCACGCGCTGGCATTCAACTGGATCGACGACTCGCCGCGGATGTATTCGTCACCGTTGCCGGACGATTTGCGTGCGGTCACCGAGCAACTGGGTCGCGGGTGAATTGCCGACAACGAGACGGGTGTTTTCGCGGTGGTGAGGACGTCGCCCCTGTGATGTAATGCGCGCATGTATAAACCGCTGTCGGTATTCGTTGGCCTGCGCTACCTGCGGGCCAAGCGAAGCAACCATTTCATTTCCTTCAT
Coding sequences within:
- a CDS encoding RluA family pseudouridine synthase, coding for MNEPQIRARAKTVEVGRDRDGQRLDNFLMARLPGVPRSAVYKLIRTGQVRVNGGRAKPFQKLSAGDQVRVPPAHVDPKGSARVPDRVVQLLENSVIFEDDRLLVCDKPSGIAAHGGSGVAWGVIDAYRQSRPGKPLDLVHRLDRETSGVMVLAKDVETLRHLQEQFAGREAEKRYFALLEGRVNDDRTLVDEPLARREVSGERLVVVDEEGKPAQTEFTVLERWRDATLVEARPLTGRTHQIRVHAAWLGCACAGDSRYGDRERQPSWKEQGLERLFLHAHALAFNWIDDSPRMYSSPLPDDLRAVTEQLGRG